One genomic segment of Musa acuminata AAA Group cultivar baxijiao chromosome BXJ3-3, Cavendish_Baxijiao_AAA, whole genome shotgun sequence includes these proteins:
- the LOC135633800 gene encoding root phototropism protein 3-like, with protein MWESESDGRGGGRDLEPDKHDGLKTDGFERRDQSWFVSSDIPSDLLVKVGGVSFHLHKYPLLSRSGRMNRIIYESSRESEPSLVELDDLPGGPEAFELAAKFCYGIAVDLTASNISGLRCAAEYLEMTEDLEEGNLIFKTEAFLSYVVLSSWRDSIVVLKSCESLSPWAENLQIVRRCSESIAWKACANPRGIRWAYTGRPARASSPRWNGDSKESSPSRSQPVPPDWWFEDVSILRIDHFVRVVTAIKVKGMRFELIGAAIMHYASKWLPGLTKEGAQGGEEPWSHQGGLHLIVAGSGSKDDLSSGQIREQRMVIESLISIIPPQKDCVTCSFLLRLLRLANMLKVAPALVTELEKRVGMQLEQATLPDLLIPSFHKSETLYDVDLVQRLLEHFLVQEQTESSSPGREPYPDKHSYEANQRASGPNAKTRVARLLDSYLTEVSRDRNLSLTKFQVLAEALPESTRTCDDGLYRAVDSYLKAHPTLTEHERKRLCRVMDCQKLSIDACMHAAQNERLPLRVVVQVLFSEQVKISNAIASSSLKEAVESHYQPVISARRQLLEGTPQSFQEGWAAAKKDINTLKFELESMKAKYLELQNDMDNLQRQFEKMSSTKPSKQSSSPWSTGWKKLSKLTKMTSEANELGAPMPGTAATEATKKGPRRWRNSIS; from the exons ATGTGGGAATCCGAGAGCGACGGCCGCGGCGGAGGGAGAGACCTTGAGCCTGACAAGCACGACGGCCTCAAGACCGATGGCTTCGAGCGCAGAGACCAGTCCTG GTTTGTTTCCAGTGATATCCCCAGTGATTTGCTGGTTAAAGTGGGAGGTGTCAGCTTCCACCTGCACAAG TATCCTCTGCTCTCAAGGAGTGGAAGAATGAACAGAATCATATACGAGTCATCCCGGGAATCAGAACCAAGCCTGGTGGAATTGGATGATCTCCCGGGAGGCCCGGAAGCATTCGAACTGGCGGCCAAGTTTTGTTACGGCATAGCGGTGGATCTGACGGCCTCCAACATCTCCGGGCTGCGCTGCGCCGCGGAGTACCTGGAGATGACAGAGGACTTGGAGGAGGGCAACTTGATCTTCAAAACAGAAGCCTTCCTCAGCTACGTCGTCTTGTCCTCTTGGCGAGACTCGATCGTGGTGCTGAAGAGCTGCGAGAGCCTCTCGCCGTGGGCAGAGAACCTCCAGATCGTGCGACGGTGCAGCGAGTCCATCGCCTGGAAGGCCTGCGCCAATCCGAGAGGCATTCGGTGGGCGTACACCGGGAGGCCTGCGCGAGCTTCCAGCCCCAGGTGGAATGGTGACTCCAAGGAATCCAGCCCGAGCCGGAGCCAGCCGGTCCCCCCGGACTGGTGGTTCGAGGACGTGTCGATTCTCCGGATCGATCACTTCGTGCGAGTGGTCACTGCCATCAAGGTGAAGGGGATGAGGTTCGAGCTGATCGGCGCCGCGATCATGCACTACGCATCGAAGTGGTTGCCGGGGCTGACGAAAGAAGGGGCGCAGGGGGGCGAGGAGCCGTGGAGTCACCAAGGAGGACTGCATCTGATCGTCGCAGGAAGTGGCAGCAAGGATGACTTGTCGAGCGGTCAGATCCGAGAGCAGCGCATGGTGATCGAAAGCCTCATAAGCATAATTCCACCGCAGAAGGACTGCGTcacctgcagcttcctcctccggTTGCTCAGACTAGCGAACATGCTGAAGGTGGCACCTGCGCTGGTGACGGAACTGGAGAAGCGAGTCGGCATGCAGCTGGAGCAGGCGACTCTGCCGGACCTTCTCATCCCTTCCTTCCATAAGAGCGAGACGCTGTACGATGTGGATTTGGTTCAGAGGCTGCTTGAGCACTTCCTGGTTCAAGAGCAAACAGAGTCTTCCAGCCCAGGCAGGGAGCCATACCCAGATAAGCACAGTTATGAGGCCAATCAAAGAGCCAGCGGACCCAATGCCAAGACCAGAGTTGCAAGACTGCTCGATAGCTATCTCACAGAGGTCTCCAGGGACAGGAACCTCTCCCTGACCAAGTTTCAGGTTCTGGCAGAAGCATTGCCGGAGTCCACCAGGACATGCGACGACGGGCTCTATCGAGCAGTCGACTCTTATCTCAAG GCACACCCGACGCTGACCGAGCACGAGAGGAAGAGGCTGTGCCGCGTGATGGACTGCCAGAAGCTGTCCATCGACGCCTGCATGCACGCGGCGCAAAACGAGCGCCTGCCGCTGCGAGTGGTGGTGCAGGTGCTCTTCTCCGAGCAAGTCAAGATAAGCAACGCCATCGCGAGCTCGTCGCTGAAGGAGGCGGTGGAGTCGCACTACCAGCCCGTGATCTCGGCACGGAGACAGCTACTGGAAGGGACGCCCCAGTCGTTCCAGGAAGGATGGGCGGCCGCCAAGAAGGACATCAACACGCTCAAGTTCGAGCTGGAAAGCATGAAGGCCAAGTACCTGGAGCTCCAGAACGACATGGACAACCTGCAGAGGCAGTTCGAGAAGATGTCGTCGACGAAGCCCAGCAAGCAGTCATCGTCGCCGTGGAGCACCGGGTGGAAGAAACTGAGCAAGCTGACCAAGATGACCAGCGAGGCGAACGAGCTCGGGGCTCCCATGCCGGGCACCGCAGCAACGGAGGCGACAAAGAAGGGACCAAGGAGATGGAGGAATTCAATCTCGTGA
- the LOC103979289 gene encoding zinc-finger homeodomain protein 2-like isoform X1 gives MDFDDHDEGDEEIGLPVGSSYDTVMENLGGGGGEGGGAKMSEGGESVAATAGVAVGGSGHRKAHGGGSGGGVRYRECLKNHAVGIGGHAVDGCREFMAAGEEGTLDALSCAACGCHRNFHRKDSGGSGAWGGAAVGGGAMEVTGYHPQFSPYYRTLTGYLHHPPYPPATFAQQHRPSPLALPSTSGVGGHSREDHDDVSNPTMGGGGGGTRASGSGVRKRFRTKFTQEQKEKMLAFAERLGWRIQKHDEAAVQQFCEETCIKRHVLKVWMHNNKHTLGVCCWEEAQHLSPSHRFQTKSHSTTALMHVELMPHLLLRLYQTKRKEKIQYFL, from the exons ATGGATTTCGACGACCATGATGAGGGGGATGAGGAGATAGGCTTGCCGGTGGGGTCGAGTTACGACACAGTGATGGAGAATttgggtggaggaggaggagaaggaggaggagctaAGATGAGCGAAGGAGGGGAGTCGGTGGCGGCGACGGCCGGTGTGGCGGTGGGAGGTTCAGGACACCGGAAGGCGCACGGTGGCGGAAGCGGAGGAGGAGTGAGGTACAGGGAATGCTTGAAGAACCACGCTGTGGGGATCGGGGGGCATGCGGTGGACGGATGCAGGGAGTTCATGGCGGCGGGGGAGGAGGGGACTCTCGATGCCCTCAGCTGCGCGGCCTGTGGGTGCCACCGCAACTTTCACCGGAAGGACTCGGGGGGAAGCGGCGCCTGGGGAGGAGCCGCCGTTGGTGGTGGTGCAATGGAGGTCACCGGGTACCATCCTCAGTTCTCGCCCTATTACAGGACGCTGACGGGGTATCTGCACCACCCTCCCTACCCGCCGGCCACATTTGCGCAGCAGCATAGGCCGTCGCCGCTGGCGCTGCCCTCGACGTCGGGGGTTGGAGGGCACAGCAGGGAAGACCACGACGACGTGTCGAACCCGACGATgggaggcggcggaggaggcACGCGGGCCTCGGGATCGGGGGTGAGGAAGAGGTTTCGGACCAAGTTCACGCAAGAGCAGAAGGAGAAGATGCTGGCCTTCGCGGAGCGGCTGGGTTGGCGGATCCAGAAGCACGACGAGGCGGCGGTGCAGCAGTTCTGCGAGGAGACCTGCATCAAGCGGCACGTCCTCAAGGTGTGGATGCACAACAACAAGCACACCCTCG GTGTTTGTTGTTGGGAGGAGGCTCAGCATTTGTCGCCCTCCCACCGATTCCAAACCAAGTCCCACAGTACCACAGCACTGATGCATGTAGAGCTCATGCCGCATCTGCTTCTTCGTCTCTACCAAACAAAGCGAAAAGAAAAGATCCAATATTTCTTGTGA
- the LOC103979289 gene encoding zinc-finger homeodomain protein 2-like isoform X3, whose protein sequence is MDFDDHDEGDEEIGLPVGSSYDTVMENLGGGGGEGGGAKMSEGGESVAATAGVAVGGSGHRKAHGGGSGGGVRYRECLKNHAVGIGGHAVDGCREFMAAGEEGTLDALSCAACGCHRNFHRKDSGGSGAWGGAAVGGGAMEVTGYHPQFSPYYRTLTGYLHHPPYPPATFAQQHRPSPLALPSTSGVGGHSREDHDDVSNPTMGGGGGGTRASGSGVRKRFRTKFTQEQKEKMLAFAERLGWRIQKHDEAAVQQFCEETCIKRHVLKVWMHNNKHTLALLWRRM, encoded by the exons ATGGATTTCGACGACCATGATGAGGGGGATGAGGAGATAGGCTTGCCGGTGGGGTCGAGTTACGACACAGTGATGGAGAATttgggtggaggaggaggagaaggaggaggagctaAGATGAGCGAAGGAGGGGAGTCGGTGGCGGCGACGGCCGGTGTGGCGGTGGGAGGTTCAGGACACCGGAAGGCGCACGGTGGCGGAAGCGGAGGAGGAGTGAGGTACAGGGAATGCTTGAAGAACCACGCTGTGGGGATCGGGGGGCATGCGGTGGACGGATGCAGGGAGTTCATGGCGGCGGGGGAGGAGGGGACTCTCGATGCCCTCAGCTGCGCGGCCTGTGGGTGCCACCGCAACTTTCACCGGAAGGACTCGGGGGGAAGCGGCGCCTGGGGAGGAGCCGCCGTTGGTGGTGGTGCAATGGAGGTCACCGGGTACCATCCTCAGTTCTCGCCCTATTACAGGACGCTGACGGGGTATCTGCACCACCCTCCCTACCCGCCGGCCACATTTGCGCAGCAGCATAGGCCGTCGCCGCTGGCGCTGCCCTCGACGTCGGGGGTTGGAGGGCACAGCAGGGAAGACCACGACGACGTGTCGAACCCGACGATgggaggcggcggaggaggcACGCGGGCCTCGGGATCGGGGGTGAGGAAGAGGTTTCGGACCAAGTTCACGCAAGAGCAGAAGGAGAAGATGCTGGCCTTCGCGGAGCGGCTGGGTTGGCGGATCCAGAAGCACGACGAGGCGGCGGTGCAGCAGTTCTGCGAGGAGACCTGCATCAAGCGGCACGTCCTCAAGGTGTGGATGCACAACAACAAGCACACCCTCG CTTTACTATGGAGAAGAATGTGA
- the LOC103979289 gene encoding zinc-finger homeodomain protein 2-like isoform X4: protein MDFDDHDEGDEEIGLPVGSSYDTVMENLGGGGGEGGGAKMSEGGESVAATAGVAVGGSGHRKAHGGGSGGGVRYRECLKNHAVGIGGHAVDGCREFMAAGEEGTLDALSCAACGCHRNFHRKDSGGSGAWGGAAVGGGAMEVTGYHPQFSPYYRTLTGYLHHPPYPPATFAQQHRPSPLALPSTSGVGGHSREDHDDVSNPTMGGGGGGTRASGSGVRKRFRTKFTQEQKEKMLAFAERLGWRIQKHDEAAVQQFCEETCIKRHVLKVWMHNNKHTLAPLR from the exons ATGGATTTCGACGACCATGATGAGGGGGATGAGGAGATAGGCTTGCCGGTGGGGTCGAGTTACGACACAGTGATGGAGAATttgggtggaggaggaggagaaggaggaggagctaAGATGAGCGAAGGAGGGGAGTCGGTGGCGGCGACGGCCGGTGTGGCGGTGGGAGGTTCAGGACACCGGAAGGCGCACGGTGGCGGAAGCGGAGGAGGAGTGAGGTACAGGGAATGCTTGAAGAACCACGCTGTGGGGATCGGGGGGCATGCGGTGGACGGATGCAGGGAGTTCATGGCGGCGGGGGAGGAGGGGACTCTCGATGCCCTCAGCTGCGCGGCCTGTGGGTGCCACCGCAACTTTCACCGGAAGGACTCGGGGGGAAGCGGCGCCTGGGGAGGAGCCGCCGTTGGTGGTGGTGCAATGGAGGTCACCGGGTACCATCCTCAGTTCTCGCCCTATTACAGGACGCTGACGGGGTATCTGCACCACCCTCCCTACCCGCCGGCCACATTTGCGCAGCAGCATAGGCCGTCGCCGCTGGCGCTGCCCTCGACGTCGGGGGTTGGAGGGCACAGCAGGGAAGACCACGACGACGTGTCGAACCCGACGATgggaggcggcggaggaggcACGCGGGCCTCGGGATCGGGGGTGAGGAAGAGGTTTCGGACCAAGTTCACGCAAGAGCAGAAGGAGAAGATGCTGGCCTTCGCGGAGCGGCTGGGTTGGCGGATCCAGAAGCACGACGAGGCGGCGGTGCAGCAGTTCTGCGAGGAGACCTGCATCAAGCGGCACGTCCTCAAGGTGTGGATGCACAACAACAAGCACACCCTCG CTCCTTTGCGATGA
- the LOC103979289 gene encoding zinc-finger homeodomain protein 2-like isoform X2 codes for MDFDDHDEGDEEIGLPVGSSYDTVMENLGGGGGEGGGAKMSEGGESVAATAGVAVGGSGHRKAHGGGSGGGVRYRECLKNHAVGIGGHAVDGCREFMAAGEEGTLDALSCAACGCHRNFHRKDSGGSGAWGGAAVGGGAMEVTGYHPQFSPYYRTLTGYLHHPPYPPATFAQQHRPSPLALPSTSGVGGHSREDHDDVSNPTMGGGGGGTRASGSGVRKRFRTKFTQEQKEKMLAFAERLGWRIQKHDEAAVQQFCEETCIKRHVLKVWMHNNKHTLVLLTAVPAPLR; via the exons ATGGATTTCGACGACCATGATGAGGGGGATGAGGAGATAGGCTTGCCGGTGGGGTCGAGTTACGACACAGTGATGGAGAATttgggtggaggaggaggagaaggaggaggagctaAGATGAGCGAAGGAGGGGAGTCGGTGGCGGCGACGGCCGGTGTGGCGGTGGGAGGTTCAGGACACCGGAAGGCGCACGGTGGCGGAAGCGGAGGAGGAGTGAGGTACAGGGAATGCTTGAAGAACCACGCTGTGGGGATCGGGGGGCATGCGGTGGACGGATGCAGGGAGTTCATGGCGGCGGGGGAGGAGGGGACTCTCGATGCCCTCAGCTGCGCGGCCTGTGGGTGCCACCGCAACTTTCACCGGAAGGACTCGGGGGGAAGCGGCGCCTGGGGAGGAGCCGCCGTTGGTGGTGGTGCAATGGAGGTCACCGGGTACCATCCTCAGTTCTCGCCCTATTACAGGACGCTGACGGGGTATCTGCACCACCCTCCCTACCCGCCGGCCACATTTGCGCAGCAGCATAGGCCGTCGCCGCTGGCGCTGCCCTCGACGTCGGGGGTTGGAGGGCACAGCAGGGAAGACCACGACGACGTGTCGAACCCGACGATgggaggcggcggaggaggcACGCGGGCCTCGGGATCGGGGGTGAGGAAGAGGTTTCGGACCAAGTTCACGCAAGAGCAGAAGGAGAAGATGCTGGCCTTCGCGGAGCGGCTGGGTTGGCGGATCCAGAAGCACGACGAGGCGGCGGTGCAGCAGTTCTGCGAGGAGACCTGCATCAAGCGGCACGTCCTCAAGGTGTGGATGCACAACAACAAGCACACCCTCG TGCTGTTGACTGCTGTTCCAGCTCCTTTGCGATGA
- the LOC135632420 gene encoding E3 ubiquitin-protein ligase ATL31-like, translating into MATTLRRRSIAALSNGRGVMAVLFMLALLPLTPRCAAQSSAPSSHDSGPTNPTTLSPSTATIIAVLISAFFFLAFFFVYIRQCANDDDPSNQHVGYEAVARSGRRRGAVGMSPEVLEMFPMMSYSDAKALKVGRGTLECAVCLSEFEDDETLRLLPGCCHVFHPECIGAWLASHVTCPVCRSDLSTVSLEQPPASSAAAPAPDHVVVVDQSPTEEETIELTRIGSERREARSRRGRRSTKLPRSHSTGHSVAQPQEGEDVDRYTLRLPEHIRREIFAARKFHRSTSCVAFPVAGEGSSRPGYRGGAAAGGEGSSRGGRTVRAGVSDRWPSFLIRTLSFTIPAWKRGDNEGSVKKGEAEGSSRGRFGGVRTPFDCLGGGGRGDAPGDERGPTQ; encoded by the coding sequence ATGGCAACGACGCTCCGTCGCCGTTCGATCGCTGCCCTCAGCAACGGTCGAGGCGTCATGGCCGTCCTCTTCATGCTCGCGCTGCTTCCTCTCACCCCCCGGTGCGCCGCCCAGTCCTCGGCCCCGAGCTCCCACGATAGCGGCCCGACCAACCCCACCACCCTAAGCCCCTCGACGGCCACCATCATCGCAGTCCTCATCAGTGCCTTCTTCTTCCTCGCCTTCTTCTTTGTCTACATCCGCCAGTGCGCCAACGACGACGACCCGTCGAACCAGCATGTGGGGTACGAAGCGGTGGCCCGGTCGGGGCGGCGGCGCGGGGCGGTGGGGATGAGCCCGGAGGTGCTGGAGATGTTCCCGATGATGTCGTACTCGGACGCGAAGGCCCTCAAGGTGGGGCGCGGCACGCTGGAATGCGCGGTGTGCCTCAGCGAGTTCGAGGACGACGAGACACTCCGCCTGCTCCCGGGCTGCTGCCACGTCTTCCACCCTGAGTGCATCGGCGCCTGGCTCGCCTCCCACGTTACTTGCCCCGTCTGCCGCTCCGACCTCTCCACCGTCTCTCTCGAGCAGCCCCCCGCATCCTCCGCTGCGGCGCCGGCGCCGGATCACGTCGTCGTCGTCGATCAGTCCCCGACAGAGGAGGAGACGATCGAATTGACCCGGATAGGGAGCGAGAGGCGGGAGGCGCGGTCCAGAAGGGGGCGGCGGTCGACGAAGCTTCCACGATCTCACTCGACCGGGCACTCAGTGGCGCAGCCCCAGGAAGGGGAGGACGTCGACCGATACACGCTGCGGCTACCGGAGCACATACGGCGGGAGATCTTCGCTGCCCGTAAATTCCACCGGTCCACGAGCTGCGTCGCGTTCCCGGTCGCCGGGGAAGGGAGCTCGCGTCCGGGGTACCGCGGCGGtgctgccgcgggaggtgaggggAGCAGCCGCGGGGGGCGGACCGTGCGGGCAGGGGTTTCAGACCGGTGGCCGTCGTTCCTCATCCGGACGCTCTCCTTCACCATCCCGGCCTGGAAGAGAGGGGACAACGAGGGGTCGGTGAAGAAGGGGGAGGCGGAGGGTTCCTCGAGGGGGAGGTTCGGTGGCGTGAGGACCCCTTTCGACTGCCTGGGCGGCGGCGGAAGGGGCGACGCTCCAGGTGACGAGCGGGGGCCCACGCAGTGA